In Zingiber officinale cultivar Zhangliang chromosome 11B, Zo_v1.1, whole genome shotgun sequence, a single window of DNA contains:
- the LOC122035322 gene encoding oligopeptide transporter 5-like, whose translation MASVAPEPSPSQFNEKEDDDCPIEQVRMTMLTTDDPSQPCLTIRTWILGAVSCVLLSFVNQFFNYRTNQISVNSIFVQILALPVGRWMARVLPPTIIRIPLLDWSFSLNPGPFNMKEHVVTVIIANSGTGGIYAVHIITILKAFYHRGINVMAAILLTQTTQLLGFGWAGLFRKYLVDSPYMWWPGTLVVASLFRALNEEERRVKGGVTRLQFFLICMICSFSYYIVPNYFFPAISSISILCLIWKDSIPIHQIGSGMRGLGVGAIGFDWATASMIGSPIAAPTYVFCNVLAGYVILVYILLPLCYWSNLYDARRFTFLSSQLFERSGKPYDLSRVLDNKTFTLNVEEYENYSDIRISTSFAINYGIGFATLTATLCHVLLFDGQYMLKLWRQATSKANEKFLDVHGRMMKANYAAVPQWWFHLLLLLVTALSIYTVEGFGRALQLPYWGLLLAMAMAFFFTLPIGIIAATTNTMPGINILTEIVIGYIMPGNPLASVVFKTYGCTSMGQAINFLSDFKLGHYMKIPPRSMFIAQLAGSVIANASYFGTAWWLLSDVPHICETNLLPKGSPWTCPSDTVFFSSSVIWGVVGPRRMFGPDSIYSGFNYFFLLGLFAPATVYLFHRLFLEKKWIRLINFPVIFAAAGYIPLVKTVNFNCWFIVGFVFNYWVLKHHKQWWGRYAYVLSAALDAGTSFMAVIAFFTLGNYNINSVNWWGGVTDDYCQLAKCPTEPGAYIPKGCPELE comes from the exons ATGGCTTCAGTTGCCCCAGAACCTTCTCCTTCCCAATTCAATG AGAAAGAAGACGACGATTGCCCGATCGAGCAAGTGCGGATGACGATGCTGACGACCGACGACCCATCGCAGCCGTGCTTGACGATCCGAACATGGATCCTTGGTGCCGTCAGCTGCGTCCTCCTCTCCTTCGTCAACCAGTTCTTCAATTATCGGACCAACCAGATCTCCGTCAACTCCATCTTCGTCCAGATCCTGGCGCTGCCCGTGGGCCGCTGGATGGCCCGCGTCCTCCCTCCGACTATCATCAGGATTCCCCTCCTCGACTGGTCCTTCTCCCTCAACCCCGGCCCCTTCAACATGAAGGAGCACGTCGTCACCGTCATCATTGCCAACTCCGGCACCGGCGGCATTTACGCCGTCCACATCATCACCATCCTCAAGGCCTTCTACCACCGCGGCATCAACGTCATGGCCGCCATCCTCCTCACACAAACCACTCAA TTGTTAGGATTTGGATGGGCTGGATTGTTCAGAAAATACTTGGTGGATTCCCCTTACATGTGGTGGCCTGGCACTTTAGTAGTAGCATCTTTGTTCAG agcactgaacgaGGAAGAACGGCGGGTAAAGGGCGGCGTGACGCGGCTCCAGTTCTTCCTCATTTGCATGATCTGCAGCTTCTCCTACTACATCGTCCCCAACTACTTCTTCCCGGCCATCAGCTCCATCTCGATCCTCTGCCTCATTTGGAAGGACTCCATCCCCATCCACCAGATCGGCTCCGGCATGCGCGGCCTCGGCGTCGGCGCCATCGGCTTCGACTGGGCCACCGCCTCCATGATCGGCAGCCCCATAGCGGCCCCCACCTATGTGTTCTGCAACGTCCTCGCAGGCTACGTCATCCTCGTCTACATCCTCCTGCCCCTCTGCTACTGGTCCAACCTCTACGACGCCCGCCGCTTCACCTTCCTCTCCTCCCAACTCTTCGAGCGCTCCGGCAAGCCCTACGACCTCAGCCGCGTCCTCGACAACAAGACCTTCACCCTCAACGTCGAGGAGTACGAGAACTACAGCGACATCCGCATCAGCACCTCCTTCGCCATCAACTACGGCATCGGCTTCGCCACCCTCACCGCCACCCTCTGCCACGTCCTCCTCTTCGACGGCCAGTACATGCTCAAGCTGTGGCGGCAGGCGACGTCCAAGGCCAACGAGAAGTTCCTCGACGTGCACGGCCGGATGATGAAGGCCAACTACGCCGCCGTGCCGCAGTGGTggttccacctcctcctcctcctcgtcacCGCGCTCTCCATCTACACCGTCGAGGGCTTTGGCCGCGCCCTGCAGCTGCCTTACTGGGGCCTCCTCCTGGCCATGGCCATGGCCTTCTTCTTCACCCTGCCCATCGGGATCATCGCCGCCACCACCAATACg ATGCCTGGGATCAACATACTAACAGAGATAGTGATTGGCTACATAATGCCGGGGAATCCATTGGCGAGTGTGGTGTTCAAAACCTACGGTTGCACGAGTATGGGTCAAGCCATCAACTTTCTGTCCGATTTCAAGCTCGGTCACTACATGAAGATTCCTCCTAGATCCATGTTCATCGCACAG TTAGCGGGTTCGGTGATCGCCAACGCGAGCTACTTCGGCACAGCGTGGTGGTTGCTCTCCGACGTCCCCCACATTTGTGAGACCAACTTGCTGCCGAAGGGCTCCCCGTGGACGTGCCCTAGCGACACTGTGTTCTTCAGCTCCTCTGTTATATGGGGCGTGGTTGGGCCTCGTCGGATGTTCGGCCCCGACTCCATCTACTCTGGCTTtaactacttcttcctccttggccTCTTCGCCCCCGCCACCGTCTACCTCTTCCACCGTCTCTTCCTGGAGAAGAAATGGATTCGACTCATCAACTTCCCCGTCATCTTCGCGGCCGCCGGCTACATTCCCCTAGTCAAGACCGTTAACTTCAACTGTTGGTTCATTGTCGGCTTTGTCTTCAACTATTGGGTGCTCAAGCACCACAAGCAGTGGTGGGGCCGCTACGCCTATGTGCTGTCTGCTGCCCTCGACGCCGGCACAAGCTTCATGGCCGTCATCGCCTTCTTCACCCTCGGCAATTATAATATCAACTCCGTCAATTGGTGGGGAGGCGTCACTGATGACTACTGCCAGCTCGCTAAATGCCCTACCGAGCCCGGTGCCTACATCCCCAAGGGTTGTCCTGAACTCGAATGA